A stretch of the Mesorhizobium sp. Pch-S genome encodes the following:
- a CDS encoding DUF1127 domain-containing protein produces MTTYDFAPESARITATPAAATRVFNRMIGFFHAWQNRRTFYRLGEMSDAELADIGLTRADLSVAIDLPFGSDPTVKLRSIASERIASIEELARRVA; encoded by the coding sequence ATGACCACGTATGATTTCGCCCCAGAGAGTGCGCGCATCACCGCGACCCCGGCTGCTGCGACGCGTGTGTTCAACCGAATGATCGGCTTTTTCCATGCCTGGCAAAACCGACGCACCTTCTATCGCCTCGGCGAGATGTCCGATGCGGAACTGGCCGATATCGGCCTGACCCGTGCCGATCTCTCCGTCGCCATCGACCTGCCCTTCGGTTCGGACCCGACGGTGAAGCTCCGTTCGATTGCCAGCGAGCGTATCGCCTCGATCGAGGAACTGGCCCGCAGGGTGGCCTGA
- a CDS encoding AraC family transcriptional regulator, with amino-acid sequence MDPVGKALWLIEHRFAQALSLAEVAEASGVSRFHLSRVFWAATGHTVMGYLRNRRLAEAARALSGGAPDILAVALDAGYGSHEAFSRAFRSHFGLTPEQVRAQGHLENLKLLEPIRMDHSLLVELEAPRIEDGQALLIAGLGERYTFETNEGIPAQWQRFGPSIGSIPGQVGWTCYGVCCNGDDAGNFEYICGVEVRDFSAIPAELARIRIPACRYAVFTHRGHISAIRSTVYTIWNKALPEAGLETACAPDFERYDGRFDAASGFGEVEIWIPIK; translated from the coding sequence ATGGATCCTGTCGGCAAAGCCCTGTGGCTCATCGAACACCGCTTCGCGCAGGCTCTTTCGCTTGCGGAGGTCGCGGAGGCGAGCGGTGTCTCGCGCTTTCACCTGTCGCGGGTGTTCTGGGCGGCGACCGGCCACACGGTGATGGGATATCTGCGCAACCGCCGCCTTGCCGAGGCCGCCCGGGCACTCTCGGGCGGGGCGCCGGACATCCTGGCGGTGGCGCTGGACGCAGGCTACGGCTCCCATGAGGCTTTCTCACGGGCCTTTCGCAGCCATTTCGGCCTCACACCCGAGCAGGTGCGCGCCCAGGGCCATCTCGAAAACCTGAAACTTCTGGAGCCGATCAGGATGGATCACAGTCTTCTCGTCGAATTGGAAGCGCCTCGCATCGAGGATGGCCAGGCCTTGCTGATTGCCGGGCTTGGCGAGCGTTATACGTTTGAGACCAATGAGGGCATTCCCGCGCAGTGGCAGCGTTTCGGACCATCGATCGGCAGCATCCCCGGGCAGGTCGGATGGACGTGTTACGGCGTCTGCTGCAACGGCGACGATGCCGGCAATTTCGAATACATCTGCGGCGTGGAAGTCCGCGACTTCTCCGCCATCCCGGCGGAGTTGGCCCGCATCCGTATTCCCGCTTGCCGATATGCGGTGTTTACCCACCGGGGGCATATCTCCGCGATACGCAGCACGGTCTACACGATCTGGAACAAAGCTCTGCCGGAAGCGGGTCTCGAGACGGCCTGCGCGCCGGACTTCGAACGGTATGACGGACGTTTCGACGCCGCGAGCGGATTCGGCGAGGTCGAAATCTGGATCCCGATCAAGTGA
- a CDS encoding aldo/keto reductase: MEYRNLGRSGLRVPVLSFGAGTFAGKGPLFSAWGNTGIEEARRLVDICLEAGVNLFDTADVYSDGASETVLGEAIKGRRNDVLISTKASLPLGDGPNQWGSSRSRLIEAVDAALGRLGTDHIDIFQLHAFDAHTPVEEVLSTLDGLVQAGKLRYIGVSNFSGWQVMKSLATADKHGWSRYVANQVYYSLVGRDYEWDLMPLGQDQGLGALVWSPLGWGRLTGKISRDAPIPAGSRLHETADFGPPVEDEHLYRVVDALQQVAKETGKSVPQIAINWLLQRPTVSSVIIGARNEEQLRQNLGAVGWSLTPEQVARLDAASSVTAPYPHFPYRRQEGFARLNPAMV, encoded by the coding sequence ATGGAATACCGCAATCTCGGCAGATCGGGCCTGAGGGTCCCCGTACTTTCCTTCGGAGCGGGCACGTTCGCCGGCAAGGGGCCGCTGTTCAGCGCCTGGGGCAATACCGGCATCGAGGAAGCCCGCCGGCTGGTGGACATCTGCCTGGAAGCCGGCGTCAACCTGTTCGACACCGCCGACGTCTATTCCGACGGCGCGTCGGAAACCGTGCTCGGCGAGGCGATCAAGGGCCGGCGCAACGACGTGCTGATCTCGACCAAGGCCAGCCTGCCGCTGGGCGACGGACCGAACCAGTGGGGATCGTCGCGCAGCCGGCTGATCGAGGCGGTGGATGCCGCGCTCGGCCGCCTCGGCACCGACCATATCGACATTTTCCAACTGCATGCCTTCGATGCGCACACACCTGTCGAGGAAGTGCTCTCCACGCTCGACGGTCTCGTGCAAGCCGGCAAGCTGCGCTACATCGGCGTCTCCAACTTCTCCGGCTGGCAGGTCATGAAATCGCTGGCGACGGCGGACAAGCATGGCTGGTCGCGTTATGTCGCAAACCAGGTCTACTACTCACTGGTCGGCCGCGATTATGAATGGGACCTGATGCCGCTCGGCCAGGACCAGGGCCTCGGCGCGCTGGTGTGGAGCCCGCTCGGCTGGGGCCGGTTGACCGGCAAGATCAGCCGCGACGCTCCGATCCCAGCCGGCAGCCGGCTGCATGAGACAGCCGACTTCGGCCCGCCGGTGGAGGACGAACATCTCTACCGCGTCGTCGACGCGCTGCAGCAAGTGGCGAAGGAGACCGGCAAAAGCGTGCCGCAGATCGCCATCAACTGGCTGCTGCAGCGGCCGACGGTGTCCTCCGTCATCATCGGGGCGCGCAACGAGGAGCAGTTGCGCCAGAACCTCGGCGCCGTCGGCTGGTCGCTGACACCGGAACAGGTCGCCAGGCTCGATGCGGCAAGCAGCGTGACGGCGCCCTACCCGCATTTCCCTTACCGCCGCCAGGAAGGTTTCGCACGGCTCAACCCGGCAATGGTGTGA
- a CDS encoding glutamate--cysteine ligase, giving the protein MARDTTDFRPIEGMDELVDYLAKGNKPRSEWRIGTEHEKFPFYVDGHAPVPYGGDRGIRSILEGMQEKLGWDPILDEGRIIGLVEPTGQGAISLEPGGQFELSGAPLESIHQTCREGNAHLAQVREIAEPLGIRFLGLGGSPKWTLAETPQMPKSRYEIMTRYMPKVGTKGLDMMYRTCTIQVNLDFESEADMRRKMQVSLKLQPLATALFANSPFTDGRPNGLQSWRGEIWRDTDNQRSGLLDFCFSPEFGFADYVEWALDVPMYFIIRDGRYHDMTHITFRQFMDGAARNQVPDGLPTMGDWANHLSTLFPDVRLKRFLEMRGADGGPWRRICALPAFWVGLLYDGAALDAAEALTRDWSYEEVRAMRDTVPEKGIGTPFRTTTLREVAREVLALSRLGLKNRNRLNRDGFDETSFLSTLDEVVARGTTSAEEMLAAYHTRWGDSIEPVFLEYAY; this is encoded by the coding sequence ATGGCACGCGACACGACCGATTTCCGACCCATCGAGGGCATGGACGAACTCGTCGACTACCTGGCCAAGGGCAACAAGCCGCGCTCCGAGTGGCGCATCGGCACCGAACACGAAAAATTCCCCTTCTATGTCGACGGCCATGCGCCGGTGCCCTATGGCGGCGACCGCGGCATCCGTTCGATCCTGGAAGGCATGCAGGAGAAACTCGGCTGGGATCCGATCCTGGATGAGGGCCGTATCATCGGCCTGGTCGAACCGACCGGCCAGGGCGCGATTTCGCTGGAGCCGGGCGGACAGTTCGAGCTCTCCGGCGCACCGCTGGAATCGATCCACCAGACCTGTCGCGAAGGCAACGCCCACCTGGCGCAGGTGCGCGAGATCGCCGAGCCGCTCGGCATCCGCTTCCTCGGCCTCGGCGGCAGCCCGAAATGGACGCTTGCCGAGACGCCACAAATGCCGAAGTCGCGCTACGAGATCATGACGCGCTACATGCCCAAGGTCGGCACCAAGGGCCTCGACATGATGTACCGCACCTGCACCATCCAGGTGAATCTCGACTTCGAGAGCGAGGCGGACATGCGCCGCAAGATGCAGGTTTCCCTGAAACTGCAGCCGCTGGCCACCGCGCTGTTTGCCAACTCGCCTTTCACCGACGGTCGGCCCAACGGCCTTCAGAGCTGGCGCGGCGAAATCTGGCGCGACACCGACAACCAGCGCTCCGGCCTGCTCGACTTCTGCTTCTCGCCGGAGTTCGGCTTTGCCGACTATGTCGAATGGGCCCTCGACGTGCCGATGTATTTCATCATCCGTGACGGCCGCTACCACGACATGACGCACATCACGTTCCGCCAGTTCATGGACGGCGCGGCGCGCAACCAGGTGCCGGATGGCCTGCCGACCATGGGCGACTGGGCCAACCACCTGTCGACGCTGTTCCCCGATGTGCGCCTCAAGCGCTTCCTGGAGATGCGTGGCGCCGACGGCGGTCCGTGGCGGCGCATCTGCGCACTGCCGGCCTTCTGGGTCGGCCTGCTCTATGACGGAGCCGCCCTCGATGCGGCCGAAGCGCTGACGCGCGACTGGAGCTATGAGGAAGTCAGGGCGATGCGCGACACGGTGCCGGAAAAAGGCATCGGCACGCCGTTCCGCACGACAACGCTGCGTGAAGTCGCACGCGAAGTGCTGGCGCTGTCGCGCCTGGGCCTGAAGAACCGCAACAGGCTGAACCGCGACGGCTTCGACGAAACCTCGTTCCTGTCGACGCTCGACGAGGTGGTGGCGCGTGGCACCACCAGCGCCGAAGAAATGCTGGCCGCCTACCACACACGCTGGGGCGACTCGATCGAGCCGGTGTTCCTGGAATATGCGTATTAA
- a CDS encoding DUF937 domain-containing protein, translated as MLNLFDMLNQSQNGNGMEALARQFNLSQQQTLAAVEALMPAFSQGLKRNTANPYGVGTFMNAMASGQYGQYFDNAAQAFSPQGVNQGNDVLGQLFGSKDLSRAVAAQAAQASGVGQQVLQQMLPVLASMVMGGLFKQTTNQMQAGGFGGGNNPLGQIIEEMMRQGGGMMGGQPQQRQAPQGQNPFGNNPLGDNPLGKVLQDMFGGGAQQQAPQPQQPQNPFGDNNPWGKILQDMLGGAQQAPEPAPQRRAPEPEPNPSGRARNPYDDIFGKMFESGRQQRDDYQQGVESIFDQFLKGMDRR; from the coding sequence ATGCTGAACCTGTTCGACATGCTGAACCAGTCCCAGAACGGCAACGGCATGGAGGCATTGGCGCGGCAGTTCAATCTCAGCCAGCAGCAGACGCTGGCCGCGGTCGAGGCACTGATGCCCGCCTTCAGCCAGGGCCTGAAGCGCAACACAGCCAACCCCTATGGCGTCGGCACTTTCATGAATGCGATGGCCAGCGGCCAGTACGGACAGTATTTCGACAATGCGGCCCAGGCGTTTTCACCGCAGGGCGTGAACCAGGGCAATGATGTGCTCGGCCAGTTGTTCGGTTCCAAGGACCTGTCGCGCGCCGTGGCGGCGCAGGCCGCACAGGCCAGCGGCGTCGGCCAGCAGGTGCTGCAGCAGATGCTGCCGGTACTGGCCTCGATGGTGATGGGCGGGCTGTTCAAGCAGACCACCAACCAGATGCAGGCCGGCGGTTTCGGCGGCGGCAACAATCCACTCGGCCAGATCATCGAGGAGATGATGCGGCAAGGCGGCGGCATGATGGGCGGACAGCCGCAGCAACGCCAGGCGCCGCAGGGTCAGAATCCGTTCGGCAACAACCCGCTGGGCGACAACCCGCTCGGCAAGGTGCTGCAGGACATGTTCGGTGGCGGCGCACAGCAACAGGCTCCGCAGCCGCAACAGCCGCAAAACCCCTTCGGCGACAACAATCCCTGGGGGAAGATCCTGCAGGACATGCTGGGCGGCGCACAGCAGGCGCCTGAGCCCGCGCCGCAGCGCCGCGCTCCGGAACCCGAACCGAACCCGAGCGGTCGGGCACGCAACCCCTATGACGACATCTTCGGCAAGATGTTCGAAAGCGGTCGCCAGCAGCGCGACGACTACCAGCAGGGCGTCGAAAGCATCTTCGACCAGTTCCTCAAGGGCATGGACCGCCGGTAA